A stretch of the Pseudochaenichthys georgianus unplaced genomic scaffold, fPseGeo1.2 scaffold_423_arrow_ctg1, whole genome shotgun sequence genome encodes the following:
- the LOC139433405 gene encoding zinc finger protein 892-like isoform X1: MQRETVCLTESAGKGDLGNMSKVQMLLSLKKQRVTAANEEIFALFEQTIAELEEELFLSKEENKRLQKLLDAVLQPQLRIHRAEVQQQLVVVKEELLPDQQECSTSLDQEHPEPPPHIKQEQEGEQLQELEEADITKSTFTPDPVKSEDDEEKPQSSQPHQRQTEHMETEADGDDCRGPEPARNSDPENSLQPETEDHTEDSSEPDTGDSSEPETEDSSEPDTEDSSEPDTEDSADWKETREPASGSNSLKNRHESVSDPQRSAEKKPFSCSVCKKACSQRGDLKTHMRVHTGEKPFSCSVCKKAFSRSGHLKTHMLIHTGEKPFTCSVCNKYFSQSGSLKGHMLIHTGEKPFTCSVCKKAFSRRGSLKDHMRIHTGEKPFTCSVCKKAFSHSVSLKSHMRIHTGEEK; this comes from the exons atgcagagagaaacggtgtgtttaacggagtctgcaggaaaaggtgatctaggaaacatgagtaaagtccaaatgctgctgtcgttgaagaagcagcgagTCACTGCTGCTAatgaagagatatttgctctgtttgaacaaacaatagcagagctcgaggaggagctgtttctttccaaagaggagaacaagagactccagaagcttctggacgctgttttacagcctcagcttcggatccacagagcag aagtccagcagcagctggtggtggttaaagaagagcttctccctgaccagcaggagtgcagcaccagtctggaccaggagcacccagagccccccccacacattaagcaggaacaggagggagagcagcttcaggagctggaggaggctgatatcaccaagtccactttcactcctgaccctgtgaagagtgaagatgatgaagagaaacctcagtcctctcagcctcatcaaagacaaactgaacacatggaaacagaagctgatggagatgactgtcgaggaccagaaccagccaggaactcagatccagagaacAGTTTACAACCCGAGACTGAGGACCACACTGAAGACTCTTCAGaacctgacactggagactcttctgaacctgagactgaagactcttctgaacctgacactgaagactcttctgaacctgacactgaagacagtgctgattggaaagagaccagagaacctgcatcaggctcaaactcactgaaaaatagacatgaatctgtcagtgatccacaacgtagtgctgaaaagaaaccattcagctgctcagtctgtaagaaagcttgtTCACAGCGTGGagatttaaagacacacatgagagtccacacaggagagaaaccattcagctgctcagtctgtaagaaagctttttcacggagtggacatttaaagacacacatgctaatccacacaggagagaaaccattcacttgctcagtctgtaataaatatttttcacagagtggaagtttaaagggaCACATgctaatccacacaggagagaaaccattcacttgctcagtctgtaagaaagctttttcacggcgtggaagtttaaaggaccacatgagaatccacacaggagagaaaccattcacctgctcagtctgtaagaaagctttttcacatagtgtaagtttaaagtcacacatgagaatccacacaggagaggaaaaatAG
- the LOC139433405 gene encoding zinc finger protein 892-like isoform X2, which yields MSFPLYAHIEVSTAEEVQQQLVVVKEELLPDQQECSTSLDQEHPEPPPHIKQEQEGEQLQELEEADITKSTFTPDPVKSEDDEEKPQSSQPHQRQTEHMETEADGDDCRGPEPARNSDPENSLQPETEDHTEDSSEPDTGDSSEPETEDSSEPDTEDSSEPDTEDSADWKETREPASGSNSLKNRHESVSDPQRSAEKKPFSCSVCKKACSQRGDLKTHMRVHTGEKPFSCSVCKKAFSRSGHLKTHMLIHTGEKPFTCSVCNKYFSQSGSLKGHMLIHTGEKPFTCSVCKKAFSRRGSLKDHMRIHTGEKPFTCSVCKKAFSHSVSLKSHMRIHTGEEK from the exons ATGTCATTTCCGCTTTACGCTCACATTGAAGTGAGCACTGCTGAAG aagtccagcagcagctggtggtggttaaagaagagcttctccctgaccagcaggagtgcagcaccagtctggaccaggagcacccagagccccccccacacattaagcaggaacaggagggagagcagcttcaggagctggaggaggctgatatcaccaagtccactttcactcctgaccctgtgaagagtgaagatgatgaagagaaacctcagtcctctcagcctcatcaaagacaaactgaacacatggaaacagaagctgatggagatgactgtcgaggaccagaaccagccaggaactcagatccagagaacAGTTTACAACCCGAGACTGAGGACCACACTGAAGACTCTTCAGaacctgacactggagactcttctgaacctgagactgaagactcttctgaacctgacactgaagactcttctgaacctgacactgaagacagtgctgattggaaagagaccagagaacctgcatcaggctcaaactcactgaaaaatagacatgaatctgtcagtgatccacaacgtagtgctgaaaagaaaccattcagctgctcagtctgtaagaaagcttgtTCACAGCGTGGagatttaaagacacacatgagagtccacacaggagagaaaccattcagctgctcagtctgtaagaaagctttttcacggagtggacatttaaagacacacatgctaatccacacaggagagaaaccattcacttgctcagtctgtaataaatatttttcacagagtggaagtttaaagggaCACATgctaatccacacaggagagaaaccattcacttgctcagtctgtaagaaagctttttcacggcgtggaagtttaaaggaccacatgagaatccacacaggagagaaaccattcacctgctcagtctgtaagaaagctttttcacatagtgtaagtttaaagtcacacatgagaatccacacaggagaggaaaaatAG